ATCAAAGAAATCTCAGAAGCAGAATATGCCATCGTACCAGTCAAAGGCGCTATTCCAACCAGCATTCATCATGCTTGGAAATATGTCTTGGAAGTCTTTTTTCCAGAAACTGGCTATCGCCACTCAGGAGCACCAGATTTTGAAGTTTACACCGAGGGTGATATGTACTCCCCAGACTATCAAATGGAACTCTGGATACCAGTGGTGAAATAAAATGCCGATTGCAAGTCATTTTTTAGCTATTGATTACAGAGGAGGGTAATGCTATGCAGATGTATTTTGGGGACGTTTCTCTTTGCTATACATATTCACTTGCGATGGCGCTGCATTCGTATGGGTATGATGTTCGCCCTGAGTTTTTGGAAGCCATTATGGTGATGGGAAATGGCGCTAGTATTATAAAGGAAGATGAAAAACATCCCTTAGTCTTCTTTGATAATGGGATGCCAGATAGTTCTATCAGCCATACTTTAAACATTCTGGGTTTTACATACGATGAATACTATATAAAGGATTCAAATGTGGTGGATCTTCTCTCTATCAGAGAAATGCTAAGCAAGTTCTTGCTCAGCGGACCAGTTGTTCTTGGCCCTTTGGACATGGGGTATCTGACTTATAACCCCAATCATATCCATTTGTATGGGGTGGACCATTTTGTTTCGGTTTATAATCTAGATGATGAGTTTATCTATTTCCATGATCCAGCAGGCTTTGCTTGTATGAAAATGAGTTTCTCAGAATTTTCGAAAGCCTGGGAAGCTAAAAATATCAGCTATAAAAGAGGTTCTTTCTCCATGTGGGGAAACTTTCAAAAAATCAAATCTCCAACTTCCAAAGAGATTTATAAGAAAACATCTATACTGATGAAGCAACAATATGAACGTGGCGAGGATAATGTGATAGCAAGATATGCTAAGTCGGTAGCAGACAATGGCTTGAATGAAGAACAAAAGCATCTTCATCAATACTTTAGCTTCAAATTAGCTTCTATCAGAAATCTATACATGAGCAACTTCTTAAAAGACCATGATACGGTCAGATCTGAACTAAAAGAAAATTTAGCAAAATTGTTCGGCCAAGCTCATCTATTTTGTATCAAGGAAGATTATCAAAAACTGTCAGAAGTCTTGTTTGATATTGCAGCGCTAGATAATAAGTTTAGAGATTTGTGTATTCACTATAAAGTAGAGTAGAAGAAGTGGGAAAAGCGAAGATGCTGTTTGGAAATGCAGCAGGATCGAAAGAAGGGATAGCAGGCTATCAAATGTACCTCTGGATACCAGTGGATAAATAGATTAGAAACCAGCCGTTTATTTTTGAGCGGCTGGTTTTTTATGTATTGTGGTATAATGAAGCTACTACAGTTACAGAAAGGATTTCGATTTTGTCATACAAATTTCTACTTTTCGACCTTGACCATACGTTGCTGGATTTTGATACGGCAGAAGACATCGCCTTGACTCATTTTTTGGAGGAGCAAGGCGTGACAGAGATTCAAAGCTACAAAGACTATTATATTCCCATGAACAAGGGGCTTTGGCGGGAACTAGAGCAGGGGAAAATCACCAAGCTTGAGCTAGTCAATACTCGCTTTTCTCGTCTTTTTGCTCATTTTGGCATTGAGAAGGATGGAGCCGAGTTGGCCCTTCTCTATCAGCAGCATATTGCTCAGCAGGGTCAGACCTACGCTGGTGCAAGCGAGCTTTTGGACAGTCTGACAGCAGCTGATTATGAGATTTACGGAGCGACTAATGGCATCACGGCTATTCAGACTGGCCGCATGGCCCATTCCGACATTTCTCCTTATTTTAATCATATTTTTATCTCGGAAAAGATGGGGACTCAGAAGCCCGAAGTTTTGTTTTATGAAAAAATAGCAGAGCAAATACCAGATTTTGACCTGTCTCAGACTTTGATGATTGGAGACTCTTTGACAGCTGATATTGCTGGCGCTAATAATGCTGGATTGGACTCTATCTGGTACAATCCCAAGCAGTTAGAAAATGAAAGTCTTTTTCAACCGACCTATACCGCTTATTCTTATGACGACATTATCAGACTATTGGTTCCATAAGGAGACTGCAAATGAAAAACTATTGTTCTTTTAAACAAGAAAGACTAATCTAAAAAATTTTTAACTCTGTCAAGAAAAAAACTTGACAGCTGTTTTTAATCTGCTATAATAGAACATGTGCTTAATAGCTCTGCTATTTCACCAAAAGAAAAAATAAAGAAAAGAGACCTTAATAATGGCAGTAAAAATCCGTTTGACTCGTATGGGTTCAAAGAAAAAACCTTTCTATCGTATCAATGTTGCAGACTCACGTTCACCTCGTGACGGACGTTTCATCGAAACGGTTGGAACTTACAACCCACTTGTAGCTGAAAACCAAGTGACTTTGAAGGAAGACCGTATCCTTGAGTGGTTGGGTAATGGTGCACAACCTTCTGATACTGTACGCAACATCCTTTCAAAAGAAGGCGTATTGAAGAAATTCCACGATTCAAAATACTCTAAATAATAGAAGCGTAGGTTGACATATGGACACGATTGAAAATCTAATTATTGCGATAGTGAAACCTTTGATTTCACAGCCAGATGCCTTAACTATCAAGATTGAGGATACACCTGAATTTTTAGAATATCACCTGGATCTTGATCAGAGTGATGTTGGACGTGTAATCGGTCGTAAAGGTCGTACTATATCCGCTATAAGGACGATTGTTTACTCTGTCCCAACTGAAGACAAAAAAGTTCGCATCGTTATTGATGAGAAATAAGAAGCAGCGGGGCTATGTGTCCCGTTTTTTCTATGGCCCTTAATGAAACAAGCCGTTAGGCGTAGTTGCATTTAGGGCCATTGATGCAGTTCGAGCTCCGCGAGAACTACGTTCCTTAATTTTCTTGCCGAAACAGGTTATTAGGTGCAGTTGAGTTTAGGACCATTGATGCAGTTCGAGCTTCGCGAGAACTAGGTACTTCATTTAAGATGGGAACGAAATGCAGGGGCGAGTTTAGAGAAATTCGAAACCGGAGGACATATGAAGTCAGAAGATTATGCTTGGAACGCTCATGAGCGCAAGTCTTATGAGAATGATCAAGTGATTTTACCGAGCCCTTATAAGCTAAAAATTCTGGATGATAGTGAGAAGAGATTGGAATTGGAGCTTGTTTTGGAGGAACTTCCTCAGGAGCAACTGGCTCGATGGGCTATGAAAATGGCGTCAAGCTTTATAGCTCTGATTGATGCGGAAGATGAGTCTGAAAAGCAGAAGATTTTGACTCAGGTAAGAGAGGTTTTTCAGGCTCGACTTGATGGTAGGGCATCTGCCTATGAACTAAGGCAGGCTGGTTTCTTGGCTAACAAACTGTCGCAGCAAGCCCAATCACAAATCGGTAAATATGCTGCGCGTGTTTTTGCCCAAGGAGTCGCAACAGGCCACATGCGGGGCCATGCTATTGTCGCAGCGGATTATGCCATCAAAGTCAGAAATTTGCAGAGTCCAGATGATATGCAGCGGGCTGTCAAGGAAAGAGAAAGACAGATAGAGCTGGCCTCTGCTTTTATTAGATCAGGAAAGGAAACTTTATGAAGCATTTATTTTCACACTTGTCACCAGCGCAAAAGATTATCTTGTCTTTTCTTCTGGTGATATTCTGTGGCTCCTTGCTACTCAGTCTGCCTTGGGTGCAGACGGCAAGTTCCCAAGCGAGCTATCTGGATCATCTTTTTACAGCTGTCTCGATGGTCTGTGTGACAGGGCTTTTTACTCAATCGGTTGTGGATACATACAATGTCTGGGGACAGCTCCTTTGTATGTTGCTGATTCAGATTGGTGGTTTGGGAATCCTGACTTTTATCGGATTTTTCACCATGGAAAGTCGGAAAAAGCTCAGCCTCAAGGATCGCCGTATTCTGCGGGATAGTTTTAGTTATGGTAACAATCGTACCTTAGGTCAATTTGTCCGTTCGATTTTTATCACGACTTTTGCTATCGAAGGACTGGGTGCGCTCCTTCTCATGATTCGCTTCATTCCCAAGTTTGGTCTGAGAAAAGGGATTTTTAATTCTATCTTTTTAGCCGTTTCTGCATTTTGTAATGCGGGCTTTGATAATTTTGGCAATGATAGCCTACTAGGCTTGCAGACAGATGTTTTGGTCAATATCACCTTGGCTCTCCTCATCATTACTGGAGGACTGGGCTTTATGGTCTGGTTTGACTTGGCGACTAAATTGGGAGGAAAACAGAAGGGGCTGCACTTTCATACTAAGGTAGTCTTGCTGCTGACTGCTGGTCTCCTCGTTTTTGGGACGGTCACGAGTCTCTGGACGGAGTACAATAATCCTGGAACGATTGGCAATCTTTCCTTTGGCGATAAGCTACTGGTCAGCTTTTTTCAGACAGTCAGTATGAGGACAGCTGGCTTTGCTTCCATTGATTATACAGCTGCTCGTCCAGTAACCCTGTTTATCTATCTGCTCCAGATGTTTCTGGGAGGGGCTCCGGGTGGTACAGCGGGCGGTCTGAAAATTACGACCTTCCTAGTTCTTTTGCTTTTTGCTCGAAAGGAAATTCTGGGCTTACCTCATACCAATATGGGACGGAGAACGCTCTCTCCTCAGCTAGTGCAGAAGGCTTTTGGTGTGACAGTGATTTTTCAGCTGACATTTCTGCTTGGTCTTTTGGCTCTTGGGCTAGTGACCGATAGCAGTCATCGTTTTATTTACCTGATATTTGAGACTGTGTCGGCATTGGCTACAGTTGGTGTCACGGCCAATATCACTACCAGCCTCAATACAGCTGGTATGATTGTGATTATGTTGCTAATGTTTATTGGACGGGTGGGGCCGCTGACTCTTATGGTCAGTCTCAACCATTATCAACCGAAGAAGGCTGCAACCTTGCATTACAGCAAGGCGGACATTATGATTGGATAGGAGAAAAGAAATGGCAAATCAAACAGTTGGAATCCTCGGCTTGGGGATTTTTGGACAGAGTATCATTGAGGCCTTGATTTCTCAAGATGTAGAAATCATTGCGATTGATAATCACGAAGAGACAATCAATCAGTATGAAGACATGATTGCCGTTGGTGTGATCGGGGACATTACTGATATGGAGCTTTTAGAGGCGGCAGACGTTGGGTCCTGTGATACGGTCATCGTAGCGACGGGAGAAAGTCTGGAATCCAGCGTCCTAGCGGTCATGCACTGCAAGGCATTGGGCGTTAAAAATGTCATTGCCAAGGTCAAAGATGAAGTAACTCAGCAGGTGCTGGAAAAGGTGGGAGCTGATCTGGTTATTCTGCCTGAAGTGGAGGCTGGTATTTCATTGGCCAAGACTATTCTCTTGAACCATTCGATTGAGGTCTTCCAGCTGGATGACGATGTAGTAGTGGCTGAGTTTGAACTGCCTGCTAGCTGGGTCGGGAAAACGGTCCGTGAAGTAGATGCTCGCAGGCTTTATCATCTTAATATTATCGGCTACCGTCTGACAAAAAATCAGCCTTTGGAAAGCAAGTTTACTCCAGACTTTGTTTGGCCAGAAGGCGTCAGCATTATGGCTGTGACTGATAACCAGCATTTGGATAATTTACGTGAAATAGTGAGTAGCAGCTAGGATAATTCCTCTTCGGTGGGGGCCAACCGATTCTATCTAGGCATTCGGCACCTTTCTATTATATGAAGAAAAAATGGATACATAGGAGCTCTTTCAGGGCTCTTTTTTGAAACCAGTTGCAAAATTTATTATACTATCACTAGAAAAGGAGTGATTTTATGAGCTTAACCAGCCAGATCATTACAGCAGATTTTCCAGATTTGGATAAGGTAGAAGCCTTGAATAATGAAGGTTTCCCAGAAGAGGAAAGGATACCGCTCAGTGAATTTTTACGATATGAGGAACAGGAGGATGCTAATTTTTTCGCTTTTTATCATGAAAAGGAATTTGTTGGTTTTGCCTTTGCCATCTCCAACGCGCAAGCCTTTTATGTTAGTTTCTTTGCTATTATGCCCCACTTGCGCAGCCATGGCTATGGCGGTGAAATCATCGAAAAGCTGGTCAATTT
This window of the Streptococcus sanguinis genome carries:
- a CDS encoding putative immunity protein, whose amino-acid sequence is MKSEDYAWNAHERKSYENDQVILPSPYKLKILDDSEKRLELELVLEELPQEQLARWAMKMASSFIALIDAEDESEKQKILTQVREVFQARLDGRASAYELRQAGFLANKLSQQAQSQIGKYAARVFAQGVATGHMRGHAIVAADYAIKVRNLQSPDDMQRAVKERERQIELASAFIRSGKETL
- the rpsP gene encoding 30S ribosomal protein S16, which gives rise to MAVKIRLTRMGSKKKPFYRINVADSRSPRDGRFIETVGTYNPLVAENQVTLKEDRILEWLGNGAQPSDTVRNILSKEGVLKKFHDSKYSK
- a CDS encoding YjjG family noncanonical pyrimidine nucleotidase, translating into MSYKFLLFDLDHTLLDFDTAEDIALTHFLEEQGVTEIQSYKDYYIPMNKGLWRELEQGKITKLELVNTRFSRLFAHFGIEKDGAELALLYQQHIAQQGQTYAGASELLDSLTAADYEIYGATNGITAIQTGRMAHSDISPYFNHIFISEKMGTQKPEVLFYEKIAEQIPDFDLSQTLMIGDSLTADIAGANNAGLDSIWYNPKQLENESLFQPTYTAYSYDDIIRLLVP
- a CDS encoding TrkH family potassium uptake protein — protein: MKHLFSHLSPAQKIILSFLLVIFCGSLLLSLPWVQTASSQASYLDHLFTAVSMVCVTGLFTQSVVDTYNVWGQLLCMLLIQIGGLGILTFIGFFTMESRKKLSLKDRRILRDSFSYGNNRTLGQFVRSIFITTFAIEGLGALLLMIRFIPKFGLRKGIFNSIFLAVSAFCNAGFDNFGNDSLLGLQTDVLVNITLALLIITGGLGFMVWFDLATKLGGKQKGLHFHTKVVLLLTAGLLVFGTVTSLWTEYNNPGTIGNLSFGDKLLVSFFQTVSMRTAGFASIDYTAARPVTLFIYLLQMFLGGAPGGTAGGLKITTFLVLLLFARKEILGLPHTNMGRRTLSPQLVQKAFGVTVIFQLTFLLGLLALGLVTDSSHRFIYLIFETVSALATVGVTANITTSLNTAGMIVIMLLMFIGRVGPLTLMVSLNHYQPKKAATLHYSKADIMIG
- a CDS encoding GNAT family N-acetyltransferase, with translation MSLTSQIITADFPDLDKVEALNNEGFPEEERIPLSEFLRYEEQEDANFFAFYHEKEFVGFAFAISNAQAFYVSFFAIMPHLRSHGYGGEIIEKLVNFYQQTMLLEIERLDEPCDNLEQRQARWEFYKSKGFRSSNAFLEYEDLSFEILYRGDSFDEESFSIQSPCQPSSHSSQ
- a CDS encoding potassium channel family protein yields the protein MANQTVGILGLGIFGQSIIEALISQDVEIIAIDNHEETINQYEDMIAVGVIGDITDMELLEAADVGSCDTVIVATGESLESSVLAVMHCKALGVKNVIAKVKDEVTQQVLEKVGADLVILPEVEAGISLAKTILLNHSIEVFQLDDDVVVAEFELPASWVGKTVREVDARRLYHLNIIGYRLTKNQPLESKFTPDFVWPEGVSIMAVTDNQHLDNLREIVSSS
- a CDS encoding DNA repair protein RadC, with protein sequence MQMYFGDVSLCYTYSLAMALHSYGYDVRPEFLEAIMVMGNGASIIKEDEKHPLVFFDNGMPDSSISHTLNILGFTYDEYYIKDSNVVDLLSIREMLSKFLLSGPVVLGPLDMGYLTYNPNHIHLYGVDHFVSVYNLDDEFIYFHDPAGFACMKMSFSEFSKAWEAKNISYKRGSFSMWGNFQKIKSPTSKEIYKKTSILMKQQYERGEDNVIARYAKSVADNGLNEEQKHLHQYFSFKLASIRNLYMSNFLKDHDTVRSELKENLAKLFGQAHLFCIKEDYQKLSEVLFDIAALDNKFRDLCIHYKVE
- the kphA gene encoding RNA-binding protein KphA; its protein translation is MDTIENLIIAIVKPLISQPDALTIKIEDTPEFLEYHLDLDQSDVGRVIGRKGRTISAIRTIVYSVPTEDKKVRIVIDEK